The segment GTTCCTTTCATCGACCTCGACGGCGCGGTTCATCGACAACACCATCTTGTCGGCGTTCCAATAGCTGAACAGGTTCATGGCGGCGGCAATCAGAAAGGCGATCACCATGCCGCCCGATCCGCCGATCAGATAGCCGACGCCCATGAACAGCGCGGTCATCGCTGCCAAAAGCATGGCGGTGCGAAGTGTGTTCATTGTCTGCTCCGTTTCTGCCGGCCTTCCGGAAAAAGGGTCGATCCCTGTCGGCTCATCGCTATATGATGGGAAACGTGTGGCCCTGTTTCAATTGGGCATGTTTCAATCCGCCGGGAATATCGCATGACCGATGAAACCGATAAAACGGGCCAAATCAGCAAGACAAACGTTGGCGCCGGTCACGACGCGCCGCAAAAGACGCTGACACCGGCAGCCCGCCGCGCTTTGGCGGAAGCCGAAGCACGGCGCAAACACTATCGCCGGCAGGAAGCCGCGATGCCCCGGGAGATCGGCGGCCGTGGCGGCAGGGAACCCGGCCGCTACGGCGATTGGGAGGTCAAGGGCCTGACCAGCGATTTCTAAGGGTATGCGATATTCAGCCGGCCAGCAAATAGCGGATTCCTGCGCTTCTCACGGACCTGAAAGTCCGCTCCGTTCCGGTTCTCGGAACCCACTATTCTCGGCTCGGCCTGACCTGAATCTCAACATACCCTAAGCCGCAGCGCGCTCCGCGCCGAGGACAATCCAGCCGCGCTCGTCGACGGTGATACCTAGCCCGTCATAACCGGTGATCGCAGCGTGCGGCGTTTGCAACGGATGCTGGTGCGTGGCGCTGATGACCACGACGGTGGCTCCTGCGGCCTCGGCCGCCGCTATTCCGGCGGGCGCATCTTCGAAAACCAGGCAGTCGCGCGCATCGACGCCCAGCCGCTCGGCCGCCAGCCGGAAGCAATCCGGCGCCGGCTTGCCGCGGGAAACGTCCTCGGCGGCGACAAGGGTGGCGGGAAGCGGGATGCCGGCGGCCGCGATGCGCAGGAGAGCCAGCTCTCGCGGCGCCGAAGTGACGATTGCCCAGCGCTCGGGTGGCAGCGACGCTAGAAACGCCGCGGCGCCGGCGATCGGAAGGATGCCGTCGATATCGGCCACCTCGGCCTGCAGAAGCGCATCGGCTTCACGCATCGGGTCGACGCCTGGGAGCGCCAGCCGAGCGATGGTCTCGATCGCCCGCACGCCGTGGATCGTCGGCAGGAATGCGGCAACGTCGAGATCTTGCCGGCGAGCCCAATCTGCCCAGACCCTTTCTGCCGCGGCAATCGAATTGACCACCGTGCCGTCCATGTCGAACAGCAAGGCTGCGAATTTTCTGCCTGCGAACATCTGCTACCCCAAGTTGTTTCGGAAGGAACCAAAGCCTGTCGATCGACCGTAACGTCGCACCGGCGGCATGGGAAGGCGCGAGATCGCCTTTTTCGACAGACCAGGGAACCACGGCGGGCCATCTTGCGTTAATCCATTCGTCTTCCACGACACTCACAAGAGGGGAACCGCGATGCTGATTCGGCTCGGCTACGAAATCGCTATCGACTGTGCTGATTCAACCCCGGTGATTTCGCTGCTCGAGATCCACAGAGAGCGCCAGGCCGACATCAAACGGCAGACGCGCGTGCTGACCTCGCCTTCCGTCCCAACCAGGCTCTATCACGATCTTTATGGCAACACCTGCCGCCGCTTCACTGCGCCTGGCGGAGGCTTTCGCATTCTTTACGACGCCGTCGTCGAGGACAGCGGCGAGCCCGACGAAGTCAACACGCTGGCCAGGGAAGTGCCGGTGGCGGAGTTGCCCGACGAGGTGCTCTGCTATCTGCTCGGCAGTCGCTATTGCGAAACCGATCATCTCAGCGATCTGGCCTGGCAGGTTTTCGGGCCGGTCCCATCCGGCTGGGCGCGGGTGCAGGCGATCGTCGACTATGTCCACAACCGCCTGTCGTTCGGCTACGGCTATGCGCGCCCGACCCGCACGGCGGCGCAGGCGCATGAGGAGCGCGTCGGCGTCTGCCGCGACTTCGCACATCTGGCGATCACGCTCTGCCGCTGCATGAACATCCCAGCCCGCTACGTGAACGGTTATCTCGGCGACATCGGCGTGCCGGTCGACCCGGCACCGATGGATTTTTCGGCGTGGCTGGAAGTGTTCCTCGACGGCAAGTGGTACACGTTCGACCCCCGCCACAACATGCCGAGGATCGGCCGCGTCGTCATCGCGCGCGGCCGCGACGCGACCGACGTGCCGCTGCTGCACAGTTTCGGCCCGCACCGGCTCAGCCTGTTCAAGGTCTGGACCTACGAGCAGGAAAGCAATCTGTTCAACCCGCCTCATCGCGGCGTCGACAGGACGGCCAGCGCGCAGATGCTGGCATAGAGGCGCAAGCGCGAACGGCGCGTCCGGCCGTTACGATCACCGGGCTTCCCTATAGATTTGATGCGCCTGATCCGCTTCGGCACAGAACCTCTGTGCCGGATCGGGATCCGGCTCTTGTGCTCCACGGCAGACGTCGGGATCATGGTAAGCGTTTCGTAAACGAAACTGCCGGAGCGGTTCCTCGTTTACTGGCTGTTTACCTTGCCGCATTTCGAAACCAAGCAAAAACAACGGCTTGACGATGAGCCGCCGGCTTTTTCTGCGTTGACCACGCCGTCCGGCCGGAATCCTGCAGTGCGGCCTTCACACGGCTCGAGTCGTGGCGAATGGAGGCGAGCATGCGGCATTTTGGGGGTCTTGTTGACGCAATCGGCGGCTTTGCCGGAGATCGCAGCGGAAATTTGGCGGTTCTGTTCGGCATGGTTGCGTCGGTGCTGGCGCTTGGCGTCGGCTTTGCCGTCAATGTTTCCCAGCTCTACAACGCCAAGTCGAGCTTGCAGGGCGTCGTCGATGCGGCGGTGACCTCGACGGCACGCGACCTGACCACCGGCGTCATCAACGAGGCCGACGCCAACAAGTCGGTGCAGGCGTTTCTCGATGCCAACAGCCGAGCGGGCATCCTGCAGACGGATCGGATCGTCCTCGACAAATTGACCATCGACAGGACCGCCAGCACGGTTCAGGCGGACGTGCATGTCGATCTCGGCCTCTATTTTCCGCTTTTCAGCATGGGCGATATGCAGCGTGTCACAGTATCGACAACGGCACTCTTTTCGGACAGGCAGATTGAAGTGGCGATGATGCTCGACGTGACCGGATCGATGGAAGCCAACTCGTATAAGAGGACCGACAA is part of the Mesorhizobium sp. L-2-11 genome and harbors:
- a CDS encoding DUF1674 domain-containing protein; protein product: MTDETDKTGQISKTNVGAGHDAPQKTLTPAARRALAEAEARRKHYRRQEAAMPREIGGRGGREPGRYGDWEVKGLTSDF
- a CDS encoding HAD-IA family hydrolase produces the protein MFAGRKFAALLFDMDGTVVNSIAAAERVWADWARRQDLDVAAFLPTIHGVRAIETIARLALPGVDPMREADALLQAEVADIDGILPIAGAAAFLASLPPERWAIVTSAPRELALLRIAAAGIPLPATLVAAEDVSRGKPAPDCFRLAAERLGVDARDCLVFEDAPAGIAAAEAAGATVVVISATHQHPLQTPHAAITGYDGLGITVDERGWIVLGAERAAA
- a CDS encoding transglutaminase-like domain-containing protein, with amino-acid sequence MLIRLGYEIAIDCADSTPVISLLEIHRERQADIKRQTRVLTSPSVPTRLYHDLYGNTCRRFTAPGGGFRILYDAVVEDSGEPDEVNTLAREVPVAELPDEVLCYLLGSRYCETDHLSDLAWQVFGPVPSGWARVQAIVDYVHNRLSFGYGYARPTRTAAQAHEERVGVCRDFAHLAITLCRCMNIPARYVNGYLGDIGVPVDPAPMDFSAWLEVFLDGKWYTFDPRHNMPRIGRVVIARGRDATDVPLLHSFGPHRLSLFKVWTYEQESNLFNPPHRGVDRTASAQMLA